A single genomic interval of Arachis duranensis cultivar V14167 chromosome 7, aradu.V14167.gnm2.J7QH, whole genome shotgun sequence harbors:
- the LOC107458673 gene encoding uncharacterized protein LOC107458673 yields MGIKDAGTERKLQLQELENLRLEAYENSKIYKEKMKAVHDQNIKKREFQLEDFVLLYKSRLRLMPGKLRSKWEGPYRIEKAEPYGVYHLSHPSSSELIKVNGHRLKLYYGEKVQKSKELEIFRLEDPHVTTD; encoded by the coding sequence atgggaattAAGGATGCTGGAACTGAAAGAAAGCTGCAACTGCAGGAACTGGAGAACCTTCGcttagaagcttatgagaactccaaaatatacaaggaaaagatgaaagctGTGCATGATCAAAACATCAAGAAGAGAGAGTTCCAACTTGAAGATTTTGttctcctttacaaatctcgactgaggctcatgcccgGTAAGTTGAGATCCaaatgggaaggtccatacagaaTAGAGAAGGCTGAACcgtacggagtttatcacctaagccatccttcaagTTCTGAACTTATTAAAGTTAACGGACACCGCCTGAAGCTATACTATGGTGAAAAGGTGCAGAAAAGCAAAGAGCTTGAGATCTTCCGTCTGGAAGATCCCCACGTAACAACagactga
- the LOC107458674 gene encoding uncharacterized protein LOC107458674, producing MAWCFFLAGKAFCESHSRAMAVVVAVIARGGGYRGGRGGGDGACYSCGGRYNGGGGGGSYNNCGYSGLLQGTAQQALAEKYLHSMLISRHNLYSQFYISGRDFAAFFTDCGSDFGSCSLVKPTHNSQIISSPRAKEADIVYSVIDRCGMTVLVNQIKVPHPSYPSTCISIQVPNL from the exons ATGGCCTGGTGTTTCTTCTTGGCTG ggaaagctTTTTGTGAGAGCCATTCAAGAGCTATGGCAGTGGTGGTCGCGGTTATTGCGCGTGGTGGTGGATACAGAGGAGGAAGAGGCGGTGGTGATGGTGCTTGCTACAGCTGCGGTGGTAGGTACAACGGCGGAGGCGGTGGTGGAAGCTATAACAACTGTGGGTATTCTGGGCTTTTGCAAGGGACTGCCCAACAAGCTCTCGCTGAAAAAT ATTTGCATTCGATGTTGATCAGTAGGCATAATCTTTATTCTCAATTTTACATATCAGGACGTGATTTTGCTGCCTTTTTTACGGACTGTGGCTCTGATTTTGGGAGTTGCAGTTTGGTTAAACCAACTCATAATAGTCAAATAATAAGCTCACCACGGGCCAAAGAAGCTGATATTGTGTATTCTGTCATTGATAGGTGTGGAATGACAGTACTTGTTAATCAG ATTAAAGTGCCTCATCCAAGTTACCCATCGACATGTATATCCATTCAAGTGCCAAATCTTTGA